Proteins from one Chitinophaga oryzae genomic window:
- a CDS encoding zinc-binding metallopeptidase, giving the protein MKRQYIIPILVAGLIAILSGCSKKENLDISNLFPDNYQQPTALDNWITTNYTRPYNIEVKYKWDPYAVSTSKTLVPIKEPLVIPVMDLIHKTWIEPYIKEAGLPFFLKYSPKQMILVGSPQYNSNGTITLGEAEGGKTIQLLRLNDFDQKNEGFVKFMLHTIHHEFAHILHQTIFYPREYKALTPGGYTGTWNNTTDQEALDLGFITPYARAKADEDFVEMVSTMLTEGKDGFENIVNQSQTAIGKEMLHRKADIVRNYFQNSWKINFDSLQVKTSAAIAEAIR; this is encoded by the coding sequence ATGAAACGTCAATATATCATTCCCATACTGGTAGCAGGACTGATCGCCATCCTGTCCGGCTGCAGCAAAAAAGAAAACCTGGACATCTCCAACCTGTTCCCGGACAACTACCAGCAGCCTACTGCGCTCGATAACTGGATCACTACCAACTACACCAGGCCTTATAACATAGAGGTGAAATATAAATGGGACCCTTATGCGGTATCTACCAGTAAAACCCTCGTGCCTATAAAAGAACCCCTGGTAATACCGGTGATGGACCTGATACATAAAACCTGGATAGAGCCTTATATCAAGGAAGCCGGACTGCCCTTCTTCCTGAAATACAGTCCCAAGCAGATGATACTGGTAGGCAGCCCCCAGTATAATTCCAACGGGACCATCACGCTCGGGGAAGCCGAAGGCGGTAAAACCATACAGTTACTGCGTCTCAATGACTTCGACCAGAAAAACGAGGGTTTTGTGAAATTCATGTTGCATACCATCCACCACGAATTCGCACACATCCTGCATCAGACCATCTTCTATCCAAGGGAATACAAAGCCCTTACCCCCGGCGGTTATACCGGCACCTGGAACAATACCACCGACCAGGAAGCGCTGGACCTCGGCTTCATCACGCCCTATGCACGCGCCAAGGCCGATGAAGATTTTGTGGAGATGGTGTCTACCATGCTGACAGAAGGAAAAGACGGCTTTGAAAATATCGTCAACCAGTCGCAGACCGCCATCGGCAAAGAAATGCTGCACCGGAAAGCGGACATCGTCAGGAACTATTTCCAGAACAGCTGGAAAATAAATTTCGACAGCCTGCAGGTGAAAACATCTGCTGCTATTGCAGAAGCGATCAGATAG